AAGCACTCAATGCGCATTGATTACTTACCTGCTTACGAAGCCTGAACTCCCTCTGGGCAATCCTGTTCTGAGCCTTTCTTGCCGAACTCGACCTGACACTGGACTTCAGAGACTGACCTGCGCGATACTCAAGCACACAACACTTACGACCCTTTCCCGTGAATATCCTCCGGTTGGGCTGAATCACCTCTCCCTGAACTGGCGTCATCCTAGATATAGGAAATACCATTCCCCATGCATAGAGCCCAAACAATCGGCGAAGGATTAGGGAGCCGGGGTGGACCATCGGATATATTTATAAAGGAGATGGATAGGTGATCGAGAGGATGCGAATTGCGAAGATGTTCACGTCAACATGGTGAGGTCAGCAGAAGACAAAACAGAGAGTTCTGATGGGTGGAAAGATTTGCGGGTGTAGATAGAATGTACGCGATTGGGAAGTAGAATGGAGACTCACGTCTGAGAATGTGGGGTCCTTTGGAGGCATGGCAGGGAGATTGGAGATGTCGAAAGAGGTATAGGGTGCAGGATTGGTGAAATTTTCAGGAAAAAACGAACATGCGTGTAGGCGATAAAGGCGACGAAGTTTTGGTGGTCCGTGGATCATGCAGCTTATCAAACCCCTTAATTGCGGCATAGAAGAGCCGGCGCGGGGAACCGGTGGTATTAATTAGGTGTCATCTCACCCACCGCGCAGCGACTATAATAGGTGCATAAACACTCTCAATCATTTTTAAATGCATAAAACATCAACGATACATACGAGACAACTGAATAGATGCAGTAAAAAACATGAATGTGTACAACGAAACAATACACTGATCTACGTCATCactcttccctcttctcctcacGCTCTTTCCTGAACCGCACCACCCTATGTTCAGGCGGTAATGCCACTGTTCGAGGACATGGAATAGCTCCTTCATGACCTGCATTTCTCGAAGTCCATCCAAGTAGCCGTGACATCATCCATTCTGCGACTCCTTCTCCGGGAAGAGGCCTGATAGTCTCAACCTCGTGTGAAACGATCAAACCTGATGTGGGAGAGAAAGTGTACAGGGATGATGTATGCCATTTAGCTTCCTGTCAAACACACCGTGTCAAATCTGTCTTACAATAGCATATCTGCGACTTACCTTATGGGGTGGCAAGCGCAGCGTGCCATATACTGAGACCAAGACCCTAATCTGCTTCATACGATGGCTGGGGTACCCCTTTTCCGCATGTAAGACCGCGGCTTTTCTGAATTCTTGACGCATGTCTTGAGATGATGGGGAGAATGTCATTCTCTCTAATTCTGATCGCAAACCTGTATGTAAGGCTGTTATTGATGTCAGTAAAGTTCATTTATGGAGCTCGATGAAGCCTTGACCTTGCATGCCATTGCGAGTAAGAGAAAACGCCATGGAATAGCCAGACAATGAGGATATCTAGTAACATTGTTAACTCGTGAAGCTCCTTCCCCCGTCAAATGGAGGACGCGACACAATTGCACAGTACATACTTTCAAAGGCAGTGGCGCTGGTAGTTTGAGTACCATATTTTGACTATAGATATCAGGCGGTAACATTGTCGC
This DNA window, taken from Cryptococcus gattii WM276 chromosome C, complete sequence, encodes the following:
- a CDS encoding Hypothetical Protein (Similar to TIGR gene model, INSD accession AAW42654.1), whose product is MPMLPHLSRFSLSSSTCSRRSLRVAGQSRSLSLIPSSPSSSVPFFVPHFGPASKNGVYPTPGGKGKDRELFGGGRGFDPEEEVDDREWDMRVARAMIHLQETLPHFFNAEMTAATMLPPDIYSQNMVLKLPAPLPLKISSLSGYSMAFSLTRNGMQALHTGLRSELERMTFSPSSQDMRQEFRKAAVLHAEKGYPSHRMKQIRVLVSVYGTLRLPPHKEAKWHTSSLYTFSPTSGLIVSHEVETIRPLPGEGVAEWMMSRLLGWTSRNAGHEGAIPCPRTVALPPEHRVVRFRKEREEKREE